The Pseudomonas viciae genomic interval CACCCGTCCGGGTCCTGCCGCTCGGCGAGTTTGGCGTAGACCTGGACATGCTCAGCTAGCAGAAAACGCCGTGCATTGATCAGACGGGTTTCCATGGTTTGCCATGGGGGAGCAGGTGCCTGTAGCCAAGGCGGCGAATCAGGTACCGGATGCTTGTCTGGGCACGGGTTATCGGTGCTTTCCCAGCCCGTACCCTGCCAATAGCACACACTGATCGCCGGCCCGAGATAGGCCGGATAGGCTTCCACAGGCAGATACTTGAGCGCCCGGGCCAATACGCGATTGTCATGGAAGCGATACAGCGCCTGATGGGGGGGCTTCCCGATGATTAATCGCTCACGCCAGTGTTCCACCAGCATGGGCAGATACCCTTTGGGAACGCTGGCAAGCCACCCCCAATGGCTGTATGGCCGCTTGAGCAGTTTGTTGATGTTTCTATCGTTGGGCTGATCGAAGGTGAAGACAAACGGGCCTGCATCATCGAGGTCAGCGACCGTGGTCTGGCCGTAGACACTCAGGTACTTATCGGGACGGCTGCTCTCCAGCAATGTCTGGCGCATCGGGCGCTCATTCTCGCAGTCCAGCACGATGCACAACGCGTGGCCGAGGCGATGCTGTTCGATCAACCATTGATGAGGGAGCGAGTGAGTCATGCGGCTGCGGCTCCTGTTGGACAGATACCTTCGCAACAGGCCTTGCAGACCGGACAGAAGTCCAATCCCACGGCTTTACTGACCGTCATCAGGGCACGCTGAGTGGGGGCGAACACTGGGGGCGGATTCAGCAGCGCAGCCAAGGAGGCTGTTGATTCAGGTTTCAATGACGAGGCTCTGGTGCCTGACAATGGGGTACCGCCGATCTGGATTTCACTGCTGCTGTGGATACCGCTGTGATCGATCACAAGGTGCTGGCCCCCTGCACTCAAACTGAGGGTTGCACCTGCCTGGAGGACCAGATGAGCACCTGCCTTGATATGCACTTGCTGGCCAGCCTCGACGACTAGCGTTTGCTCGACGCTGGTGTGGCGGTTGGCCACTCGCAGGTAGTCGTTGCCGTCGACCTGGGTTGTGCGATCGGCAGCCGTGGTCCGATGCTCTTCTGCTTGCAGTACGGTAATGCTGTTGCCCTTGATGGTTTCCCGACGCTCGTTGCCCACCACCAGACGACTGTCGTTTTCTATCTTCTGCTCCATGTCACGCTGGGCGCGCAGGTAGATCAGTTCCTGACCTGCGCGGTCTTCCAGATGCAATTCATTGAAGCCTTCGCCTGGTGAGCTGCGAGAACGGAACACCGTGCGGCTTTTGTGGGCAGGCAAGGGATAGGGCAAAGGGTTGGCGCTATTGGTCAGGCATCCGCTGATCAAGGGCTTATCGGGATCGCCTTCCATGAAGGACACCAGCACTTCCATGCCTACTCTTGGGATCGTGACACCGCCGTAGCCGTTGCCTGCCCAACTGGATGCGACGCGCAACCAGCAACTGCTGCCGTCATCGAAGTGGCCCGAGCGGTCCCAGAAAAACCTGACCTTGACCCGGCCATAGGCGTCGCAGTGAATGTCTTCGCCTTCAGGCCCCGTGACGATTGCTGTTTGGCTGCCCGATATGCGTGGTTTTTGGTAAGCCCGCTGCGAGCGAAAGATTGCATCCCAGGGCGTGGCCACGAAAGTATTGCGGTAGCCCTGATGGAAGCGGTCATTCTGTGCGTCAGTGTCGATGCTGGTACTTTCTTCCAGCACCTGCGGCTGTTTGCCTTCGTGCTGCACTTCGGTCAGCAGCCATAGATCATTCCACTCTTGGCGAGGGTGTTCACTCAATGGCAGGAAATGTCCCGTTGCCAGTTCCGGCTGATCACTCCTGCCTTCGGCCTGGCGGTAGTCGGCGCGATGGCGCTCCAGGGCCCGCCGAGTCATTAACTTGCCGCGATTTTCCTGGGTAAACCCGCCGGGAAAATCATAGGCCTCCAAGTCTGGTCGAAATTCGTCGATGTCTGGTTTACAGGCATTCTCCAGGAGAAACGTTGCCTTCTTGAAATCGTAATCACGGCGAGTGACTCGGCTGGTCCGAGTCTCCAGCCGCAGGCCAAAACGCTGGATAACCGGCTCGTCGCAAACCATACCGCTGTCGTGTTTATAAACGGTGGAGCGGTCAAGTTTTGGAAATACGGTCTGGTCATCGCCAAAGACCAGGTGGTGGCCTGAACCATCGTGCTGAAAATGATAGTGCATACCTTCTTCGTGACAGAGGCGCTCGATGAAGTGCAAGTCAGATTCGTGGTACTGCACACAGTAGTCACGCGGCGGATAATGCTCACTCAATTGGAAGCGATGAGTATCGGTGAAAATGCCATGTTCCTTAAGGATCAATGTGATGATCTGCGGAACACTGACGTGCTGAAAAATACGTTGATTGGTGCGGTGTTTCAAATAAGCCAGTTGTGGCACTAGCTGAATTTTGTAACGAGT includes:
- a CDS encoding DUF4123 domain-containing protein; the encoded protein is MTHSLPHQWLIEQHRLGHALCIVLDCENERPMRQTLLESSRPDKYLSVYGQTTVADLDDAGPFVFTFDQPNDRNINKLLKRPYSHWGWLASVPKGYLPMLVEHWRERLIIGKPPHQALYRFHDNRVLARALKYLPVEAYPAYLGPAISVCYWQGTGWESTDNPCPDKHPVPDSPPWLQAPAPPWQTMETRLINARRFLLAEHVQVYAKLAERQDPDGWLRTTLNQAQVWNWQAPEQLAFLLTQSLQAPAHSLASHWQARSGESPDEHFERVRLTAEFWQGEAPL
- a CDS encoding type VI secretion system tip protein VgrG yields the protein MSHTIDRSNFRLKIADLKHDLKVLRFKGYEAISTPYSFDIELVSERRDMDLERLLNKPAFLALNQQDRGVHGLIYHVIQNDPGTYLTRYKIQLVPQLAYLKHRTNQRIFQHVSVPQIITLILKEHGIFTDTHRFQLSEHYPPRDYCVQYHESDLHFIERLCHEEGMHYHFQHDGSGHHLVFGDDQTVFPKLDRSTVYKHDSGMVCDEPVIQRFGLRLETRTSRVTRRDYDFKKATFLLENACKPDIDEFRPDLEAYDFPGGFTQENRGKLMTRRALERHRADYRQAEGRSDQPELATGHFLPLSEHPRQEWNDLWLLTEVQHEGKQPQVLEESTSIDTDAQNDRFHQGYRNTFVATPWDAIFRSQRAYQKPRISGSQTAIVTGPEGEDIHCDAYGRVKVRFFWDRSGHFDDGSSCWLRVASSWAGNGYGGVTIPRVGMEVLVSFMEGDPDKPLISGCLTNSANPLPYPLPAHKSRTVFRSRSSPGEGFNELHLEDRAGQELIYLRAQRDMEQKIENDSRLVVGNERRETIKGNSITVLQAEEHRTTAADRTTQVDGNDYLRVANRHTSVEQTLVVEAGQQVHIKAGAHLVLQAGATLSLSAGGQHLVIDHSGIHSSSEIQIGGTPLSGTRASSLKPESTASLAALLNPPPVFAPTQRALMTVSKAVGLDFCPVCKACCEGICPTGAAAA